Proteins from a genomic interval of Halorussus rarus:
- a CDS encoding universal stress protein, with amino-acid sequence MAPTHVLVPLDGSPLADDALVHALDTFDCRTTVLNVVTPLDESMSEGGLLEPGEDRRESARERAEGIVDRATRRAGDADRSVDTAIETGDPAERIIEYVESTGVDHVVMGGHGGDRHELTRRLLGTVATKVVAETPVTVTVVR; translated from the coding sequence ATGGCACCGACGCACGTCCTCGTCCCGCTCGACGGGTCGCCCCTGGCCGACGACGCGCTCGTCCACGCGCTCGACACCTTCGACTGCCGGACGACGGTCCTCAACGTCGTGACGCCCCTCGACGAGTCGATGAGCGAGGGTGGGCTGCTCGAACCCGGCGAAGACCGCCGCGAGAGCGCCCGCGAGCGTGCCGAGGGGATCGTCGACCGCGCGACGCGCCGCGCCGGGGACGCCGACCGGAGCGTCGACACCGCTATCGAGACCGGCGACCCCGCCGAGAGAATCATCGAGTACGTCGAGTCCACCGGCGTGGACCACGTGGTCATGGGCGGCCACGGCGGCGACCGTCACGAACTCACCCGCCGGCTCCTCGGGACGGTGGCCACGAAGGTGGTCGCCGAGACCCCGGTGACGGTGACGGTGGTCCGGTAA
- a CDS encoding aldo/keto reductase, with translation MDYVRLGSTGTRVSEICFGTWRFAKESDGTVETDRGTAHDLLDAAWEHGVNFIDTANVYGDPNGTAEEWIGDWLADYDREDFVLASKVYFGFDDGPNDRGLSRKHIRDQIDGTLERLGTDYLDVYYIHRWDEETPIEETLRTLNDLVREGKVNYLAASSMAAWKLTKALWTSDVEGLERFEVTQPRFNAAYRDPVADYLDVCADRDLAVCPYSPLEGGFLTGKYERDGGGPEGSRGDLYEWDGRFDDRQWAVLDAIRDVADEEDATPAQVALRWLADQREFQCVPIVGARTVDQLEENLGAAEISLSDDQFERIREADE, from the coding sequence ATGGACTACGTCCGACTCGGTTCGACCGGCACCAGGGTCTCGGAGATCTGCTTCGGCACGTGGCGCTTCGCCAAGGAGTCCGACGGTACCGTCGAGACCGACCGCGGGACCGCCCACGACCTGCTCGACGCCGCGTGGGAGCACGGGGTCAACTTCATCGACACCGCGAACGTCTACGGCGACCCCAACGGCACGGCCGAGGAGTGGATCGGCGACTGGCTGGCCGACTACGACCGCGAGGACTTCGTGCTGGCCTCGAAGGTGTACTTCGGGTTCGACGACGGCCCGAACGACCGCGGCCTCTCGCGCAAGCACATCCGCGACCAGATAGACGGCACCCTCGAGCGCCTCGGAACCGACTACCTCGACGTCTACTACATCCACCGCTGGGACGAGGAGACGCCCATCGAGGAGACCCTCCGGACCCTTAACGACCTGGTGCGCGAGGGGAAGGTCAACTACCTCGCGGCGAGTTCGATGGCGGCGTGGAAGCTGACCAAGGCGCTGTGGACCAGCGACGTCGAGGGGCTCGAACGCTTCGAGGTCACCCAGCCGCGGTTCAACGCCGCGTACCGCGACCCCGTGGCCGACTACCTCGACGTCTGCGCCGACCGGGACCTCGCGGTCTGCCCGTACTCCCCGCTCGAAGGCGGTTTCTTGACGGGCAAGTACGAGCGCGACGGCGGCGGCCCCGAGGGTTCCCGGGGCGACCTCTACGAGTGGGACGGCCGGTTCGACGACCGCCAGTGGGCCGTGCTGGACGCGATCCGGGACGTGGCCGACGAGGAGGACGCGACGCCGGCGCAGGTGGCGCTCCGGTGGCTGGCCGACCAGCGCGAGTTCCAGTGCGTCCCCATCGTCGGCGCCCGGACGGTCGACCAGTTGGAGGAGAACCTCGGTGCCGCCGAGATCTCGCTGTCGGACGACCAGTTCGAGCGCATCCGGGAAGCCGACGAGTAG